The Lacerta agilis isolate rLacAgi1 chromosome 14, rLacAgi1.pri, whole genome shotgun sequence sequence GAACAAGATCGGGTCCAATGTATCAATCAATCTGAGAGCAGTAAATaaaatttccatttttttgtCAGAAAACATTATAGTACCTGAATAATAGCTGCATTTATGAATGCTGTTGTCTGGGTGAGAGCATGGAAACTTGTCTACCTGGAAAACAAAATACCTGAAAATGTGGGCAGGATATATTTTCCCTGCATCTATTGTTTTAAAACACCTAGTCCTTAGAGTTAATGCATGCCTGTTGATTCCTCAAAGGGATGGCGTGGAACTCAGGGGAGAAATGGTCATCCTTTGCTAATATAGTTACCCCATTGGTTGGATGTATTCCACATGGCCATAATTAGCATTTTGACCAAGAGGGTGAGTCATTACCGTATATTGCCAATACTCACAACCCTAGTGGTGTTCTCTTTAATGGTACCTAAACGGAACATTTATAGAAGAGGGGGAAATTGAGATCTTTGGTGCATGCCTAAAATGAACATGCCGGCAGAATCAAAGGTGATGCTAGCAAATTTGGTTACTGGAGGGCCAGCAATTGAGAGATGCAAgtaggccaggcatggccaaacttggccctccagatgttttgggactacaactcccatcatccctagctaacagaaccagtggtcagggatgggaattgtagtcccaaaacatctggagggccaagtttggccatgcctgaagTAGGCCAAACCTGTTAAGAAGTGTGACCtaagtggttgctgaacaactctaggcacgcctggaagaagcggaccatttggatcccttccagtcgggattcaagcctaatcatgggactgaaactgccttggtagcactggtcaatgatctccggcaggctaggggcaaaggtgagagctgtttcctagttctgctggatctctcagcggcttttgacaccatcaaccataacatccttctggaccgtctagaggggttgggagctgggggcactgttgtaagtggttctgctccttcctcctgagctgtgtccagaaagtggtggtgggggatgagtgctCAGACCCCTGgcctctcacttgtggggtgcctcagggttctgtcctctctcccatgctttcaacatctacatgcagccactgggagagatcagggggtttgggctgggtgttcatcagtatgcggattatacccagctctacctcttttaaatcagaaccaatgaaggtggtgaaggtcctgtgtgtgtctggaggtggttggaggattgATGGCGGCTaacaaattgaggttgaatcctgacaagacagaagtactgttcttgggggacaggaggcgggcaggtgtggaggactccctggccctgaatggggtaactgtgcccctgaaggaccaggtgcacaaccTGGGAGTCgcggctgtccatggaggcgcaggttaattgtgtccagagcagctgtctaccagctccatctggtacacaggccgagaccctacctgcctgcagaatGTCTCaccagtggtgcatgctcttgttatttctcgcttggattactacactgtgctctatgtggggctacctttgaaggtgacctggaaactacaaccaatccagaatgcagcagctagattggtgactgggagcggccaccgagaccacataacaccagtcttgaaagacctacattggctcccagtacgtttccgagcacaattcaaagtgttggtgctgacctttaaagccctaaacagcctcggtccagtatacctgaagcagcatctccacccccatcgttctgcccggacactgaggtccactgccaagggccttctagcagttccgtcactgcaagaagccaagttacaggcaaccaggcagagggtcttcttggtagtgccacctgccctgtggaacaccctcccgacAGATgtcaaaaacaactaccagacttttagaagacatctgaaagcagccctgtttagggaagcttttaaatgtttaatagattattgtattttaacattctgttggaagctgcccagagtggctggggagacccagccagatgggtggggtataaataataaattaattattattattattaaaacagttCATGGCTTGGAGCTGAAGTTCATTCTGATGATTAAGACTATTCTCATACTTAAGACGGGTTCAGCAGTTGGCAACCCTACTGTCAAAGCATTAAGAGGTTTGTGTACGGCACAAGGCCAAAAGACCGAGGGGCTTACAGGACTGAGCACCAGATGAGAAGTGTCaatcaagcaattttttttaagtgactagGACCAATACCCCTCCCATTGTTTACCTCTTATAAAGCAATTCAACTCATTTAAGTGCAGCAGATTCTCTGCCAGAGAATCAAGAAATCTTATCATTTACTCACACCAATGCCTCTTTTCCCTTCAACTCCAGTCCACTGCAGTAGAGAATCTGGCTGTAGCAATTAATGATCGGCAAACTTAAAAGTGATTTTAAAGCACAGACACAAAACCAAGAACCTGTAAACTATACCATTTATTGTGAATAGTTTTATTTAAACCAGAATGCCGTAATGTTTCAAGATGTCTGTATATTTTGCAATCTTGCCCTCCACATttttctctgcctgcttttggAGTTtctacaagaaaaaagaaagaaaaagtcaatTCATAGGTAGGCTTTGTAAGAGTAGAAGAGGTCTGATGTTTAGAGAGCACAACATGCACATACAACTTTACATACAGATGGAAGACAGACTGTTGGGGGGAATTAACCAAAGTTTAGCTTAGGATATCTTCAACGATCTGAAGCCTATTCACCTGCTGGTGTGGCATAAATAGACACTCTTGCCTGTAATAATAATCTAAAGGTTTTGGCTCCCCctcaatttttaaattaaaagggggaagggagggagaggggttcCTTTCTCCACTAAATCCAGAACACTCCCCACAATAATTATGAGTTCAGGCTAACTCACCTTCAGTTGCTTCTTCTTTGTGTAATGAATCTTGGCCTTTGCCTTGCGCTTCTCCTCCAGGGTAGCTGTGATGGCTTGGTACTTCCACCCAACCTCATGGGCGAGGCGACCCAAATAGGCAAACTGTGGTTGGGAAAGACACGCATTAGCTTACAAGCCTCCAGCACTGCAGGGTGCTGTTCCACTGCACAAGATGTCGCTGCCCACACACAAAGTTGGGAGCTACCTCCTCGCTTACCCCTTCTTGCCTCTATCCACTGAATTCCACACAGCAACTGCATGGAGGCCTTTCTCCCAACCCACATGCTATTGCCCACGGAATTCCGCTTTCAATAATATTCCTGGGGAGACTATTGGCTCCTTTCCTGGCACTTTCACAACCAGGCAAACCCGCCATCCAAGCCCTCAATGCAGCACACGCTATGAACAGGGATGTGGAGCCTTgttgctccaactcccatcagccccaactagtgcgatgaggaatgatgggagctggaacgCAACAAAATCTGAACGACCCCACAGGTGACTCCTTAAGAGCCAAAATTCCTACTGCTCACAAACTGCTCTAATTTATATATGCCTTGCTGCTTACCCAAAAGAGCCGTTTGGCCCCCGCTCAAAGCACCAACTATGAGGGGCTGGTCTCAGATGGTAGTGCATGAAGAGTTGTGGTCTCATGGTCTTGAGACTCGAACTAATGGTGGAGTGTCATCATCACTGACCAGCCAATAGCAGCAGGCGACACTTGGTGAGCGCAGTAGTTAAGGCTATCTTGCCAGGAACAGTCTATTAAGGCTGCTTCGGATAGGTTGAAGCACCAAAGGAAACCAGTTGTATAGGGGATGAGGCAGGTTTGACCATGACATGAGGTTTCAAGATGATCACATGGAGAAAGTAAGCTGCCGTGGGTCCCCTTAATAGACTAAAGATACTCCCAAAGTAATTCCTTCAGAATTTTGTTCTTAAATACTATTTGTGGGGGCTTTCAGAAGTAGCAAATAAAGCTTATTGTGAGTCAGTCCATTTGCTCCAGTACTGCTGCTGTCCAAGGCCTCATGCTACCTCTCTACAAAACTAAACAAGATtttcaactggagatgctggaggaTGAAACTgaagctttctgcatgcaaagtgaatGGCTCCAGgtctaacttggggggggggcattatagGCCCTCCCCCCGTTAGTGCTTTTATGGCACTGGATGCAGAAATGTTGGCAAGCCACTTTGTGTGTCCCTCATTGGAGTTGTAAGGCACCTACtaaaaaaaatggtaaaaaatACCTTGCGTGTGGGCTTGAGGCGGACCACTTTCAGAGCTGCAGGGACGACCATCCTCTTGCGCTGTAAGAGAACACATGTCCCATTAAGCAATATATGCAAGACAAAGGCAACTGTGAGCACTCCCAGAGGTGCAAAATCTGCCTCAGCGTTTGGAATTTTTTTTCTCACTCTTCAAGTCAAACAATGTAGGTATAAGAAAAACATCACAGACAGAACAGGATCAGGAATAATGATGGCACAGCAACATTCTCTGTCAGCAGGCAGAAGGATAGTTACCTTATCGTAAGGAGGAGGGATGCCATCAAAGACCTTCAGCCTCTCCAAGGCAGCCTGACCCCGTTTGGTCTTGTGTGGGAGCATTCCTGCAAAGGGAGAGGAGATGTGAAGAGGCCGGAGGAGAAACAGAATAAAGTGCAGTACGTGTTCTCTAAAAAGAAGCATGAAATTTAGAATAAAAATTTGAGGGTGGGTTATATACAtatatcaaggagataaagaactgcatgacttttagaagacatctgaaggcagccctgtatcaggacatttttaatgttttctgttttctatatgttgtaagctgcccagagtgggcagggtataaataataaatgtattaatattattaacaacaaccTGCCTCTTTAGGGCAAATCCTGGAAATGAACACCTGTTGGGATGTATATACTGACCACCTAGTATTAGGGtagcttttttttataaaaaaactgaTCTTTGCAATATAAACACATGAGCGGGCATTGGGACATAGCTATCCACTggctttcacacttctctgaatactGTGATATAGTTTTTAGTTCAGTACACATCAAAATGCACAGAGAAGTGTGTATTTTGAGAAAACACACATTAAATATGTACAGGCAGTGAGTGATCAGTTTAGGTGTGTCTGATATGTGCGTGACCATGcatgctgaacctggaagtgaccccaaaacatcacaaaagggggcgtctgcaggctttttcaatggtgattcaaatataattcatttcaTTATATGCCTTGGAATATAACCCCCACGTAAATTGGGACTTGCCTGCATCTAAGTGCATGTGTAAAAGACAGATAAAAATTCACATTCAACACAGAAATGGAACCAAAGAAACCCATGAGTGAATATGTGAAAAAGACAGAGACTAGAAATGGTTTCATGTTAAAGTCTTAACATGTTTTAGTAAAAGTGGTAAAACACAAATTAGTAGAACTGTTGATTCCCACTGAATACTGATTTGTGAATATACCATGTGATGGGCATGCCCCAACACGTTATTTTATCTTCTTGGTCAGATAAAAGTTGTGAATACACCTACCTCGCACTGTCCTCCAGAAGATCCGGCTAGGGGCACGGAAGTGGTAGGGACCACGGGACGGGTTGGTGTTCATACGCTTACGCAGGAAAGCAAGGTACTTCACTGGGAGAATGGGAAGAGAGAATGGCAAGGTTAGAACAGGCTGGCAAGAAAGCTACCATGAGCACGAGGCTGGCAGATATGCAGTTATATGTATACTACTTACCTAAGTGCGATGGCTATCAAGCCAGTTTGCATACTTTTTCAAGACCCACCTACTCATTTCTTGTTGTCTGGAAACTATtgtttacaccagtgtttttcaaccactgttccgcggcacactagtgtgccgcgagatgttgcctggtgtgccgtgggaaaaattgaaaaattc is a genomic window containing:
- the RPL13A gene encoding 60S ribosomal protein L13a — translated: MAEPKVLVIDGRGHLLGRLAAIVAKQVLLGRKVVVVRCEGINISGNFYRNKLKYLAFLRKRMNTNPSRGPYHFRAPSRIFWRTVRGMLPHKTKRGQAALERLKVFDGIPPPYDKRKRMVVPAALKVVRLKPTRKFAYLGRLAHEVGWKYQAITATLEEKRKAKAKIHYTKKKQLKKLQKQAEKNVEGKIAKYTDILKHYGILV